Proteins found in one Cervus canadensis isolate Bull #8, Minnesota chromosome 24, ASM1932006v1, whole genome shotgun sequence genomic segment:
- the WNT6 gene encoding protein Wnt-6, with the protein MQPPAPSRLGLLLLLLLCPAHVGGLWWAVGSPLVMDPTSICRKARRLAGRQAELCQAEPEVVAELARGARLGVRECQFQFRFRRWNCSSHSKAFGRILQQDIRETAFVFAITAAGASHAVTQACSMGELLQCGCQAPRGRAPPRPPGLPGTPGPPGPAGSPDGSAAWEWGGCGDDVEFGDEKSRLFMDAQHKRGRGDIRMLVQLHNNEAGRLAVRSHTRTECKCHGLSGSCALRTCWQKLPPFREVGARLLERFHGASRVMGTNDGKALLPAVRTLKPPGRADLLYAADSPDFCAPNRRTGSPGTRGRACNSSAPDLSGCDLLCCGRGHRQESVLLEENCLCRFHWCCVVQCHRCRVRKELSLCL; encoded by the exons GGCCGTGGGCAGCCCTTTGGTCATGGACCCTACCAGCATCTGCAGGAAGGCCCGGCGGCTCGCAGGGCGGCAGGCTGAGTTGTGCCAGGCCGAGCCAGAAGTGGTGGCCGAGCTAGCGCGGGGCGCCCGGCTGGGGGTTCGGGAATGCCAGTTCCAGTTCCGCTTCCGCCGCTGGAACTGCTCCAGCCATAGCAAGGCCTTCGGGCGCATCCTGCAACAGG ACATCCGGGAGACGGCCTTCGTGTTCGCTATAACGGCGGCGGGCGCCAGCCACGCGGTCACGCAGGCCTGTTCCATGGGCGAGTTGCTGCAGTGCGGCTGCCAGGCGCCCCGCGGCCGGGCCCCACCCCGGCCCCCTGGCCTGCCAGGCACCCCAGGGCCCCCCGGCCCCGCGGGGTCCCCCGACGGCAGCGCCGCCTGGGAGTGGGGGGGCTGCGGCGACGACGTGGAATTCGGGGACGAGAAGTCGAGGCTCTTCATGGACGCGCAGCACAAACGGGGACGCGGAGACATCCGTATGTTGGTGCAACTTCACAACAACGAGGCGGGCCGGCTG GCCGTGCGGAGCCACACGCGGACCGAATGCAAGTGCCACGGGCTGTCCGGCTCGTGCGCGCTGCGCACCTGCTGGCAGAAGCTGCCCCCGTTCCGCGAGGTGGGCGCGCGGTTGCTCGAGCGCTTCCACGGCGCCTCGCGTGTCATGGGCACCAACGATGGCAAGGCTCTGCTGCCCGCCGTCCGCACGCTCAAGCCGCCGGGCCGCGCTGACCTGCTCTATGCCGCCGACTCGCCCGACTTCTGCGCCCCCAATCGGCGCACGGGTTCGCCGGGCACCCGCGGCCGCGCCTGCAACAGCAGCGCCCCGGACCTCAGCGGCTGCGACCTGCTGTGCTGCGGCCGCGGGCACCGCCAGGAGAGCGTGCTTCTCGAGGAGAACTGCCTGTGCCGCTTCCACTGGTGCTGCGTGGTGCAGTGCCACCGCTGCCGCGTGCGCAAGGAGCTCAGCCTCTGCCTCTGA